From Mucilaginibacter rubeus, a single genomic window includes:
- a CDS encoding phytanoyl-CoA dioxygenase family protein: MRNRVNYGDRHFEDFRVAIRDYGWVIFENALDSDFVAKINEDLKEAYVKRRAIQEKNGISANMAGTLHHLVEKDNFSLPFIEKMYCADEIAHFLGGNYILNGFNAVIHSQQQQPYVSNMHRDVRTFMGDTKLLMQMIVTLDDFTEENGATYFLSGSHKTDIKPNESYFFQAADRAIAPKGSIILFDSNIWHAAGENKTIKQRRALTLGFTRPFIKPQMDYPRMLGYDFIDKLSADQRQVLGYNSRIPENLDEYYQPVHLRMYKSDQG; the protein is encoded by the coding sequence ATGAGAAATAGAGTCAATTACGGAGACAGGCATTTCGAAGATTTCCGCGTCGCGATACGTGATTACGGATGGGTGATTTTTGAGAATGCCTTAGACAGCGATTTTGTTGCGAAAATTAATGAGGACCTGAAAGAAGCATATGTTAAACGACGAGCCATACAGGAAAAAAATGGAATAAGTGCAAATATGGCGGGTACGCTTCATCACCTTGTTGAAAAAGACAATTTCAGCCTGCCCTTTATTGAAAAAATGTATTGTGCTGATGAGATAGCTCATTTTTTAGGCGGAAACTACATACTAAATGGCTTTAATGCTGTAATACATTCACAACAGCAGCAACCTTATGTAAGCAACATGCACCGCGATGTACGCACTTTTATGGGCGATACCAAGCTACTGATGCAGATGATAGTTACGCTTGATGATTTTACTGAAGAAAACGGGGCTACCTATTTTTTATCAGGATCCCATAAAACAGATATCAAGCCTAACGAAAGCTATTTCTTCCAGGCGGCAGACAGGGCCATAGCTCCAAAAGGGAGCATCATTCTATTTGATTCTAACATATGGCACGCCGCGGGTGAAAATAAAACCATCAAACAGCGCCGGGCATTAACACTGGGCTTTACACGTCCCTTTATTAAACCGCAGATGGATTACCCAAGGATGTTAGGCTATGATTTTATTGATAAGCTTAGTGCCGATCAGCGGCAGGTATTGGGATACAACTCACGAATTCCTGAAAACCTTGATGAATATTACCAGCCGGTCCATTTAAGAATGTATAAAAGCGATCAGGGATAA
- a CDS encoding GNAT family N-acetyltransferase → MTISVYIRPLVIEDASTSYAWRNDPLIWVYTGYKPTHYISSEIETAWLREKLARPDQLRFAICVKELNTYIGNIQLLDIADGHAELHLFIGNKLYWGKGIGYQATVQMIKYGFLNKELDEIYLKVHPANIAAISVYEKAGFEITGKVNDLITMNITKSKFVHLQNQEA, encoded by the coding sequence ATGACCATTTCAGTTTACATACGCCCCCTTGTAATAGAAGATGCGTCCACATCTTACGCCTGGCGCAATGACCCGCTAATATGGGTTTATACAGGTTACAAACCAACTCATTACATTAGTTCAGAAATAGAGACAGCCTGGCTGCGCGAAAAACTGGCCAGACCTGATCAGCTCAGATTTGCTATTTGCGTTAAAGAGCTTAATACCTATATAGGTAATATCCAGCTATTGGACATAGCCGATGGCCACGCTGAACTGCACCTGTTTATTGGCAACAAGCTTTACTGGGGAAAAGGAATCGGGTACCAGGCAACTGTACAAATGATTAAGTATGGTTTCTTAAATAAAGAGCTGGACGAGATTTATTTAAAGGTGCACCCCGCCAATATTGCAGCAATATCAGTTTACGAAAAAGCAGGGTTTGAAATTACAGGTAAAGTAAACGACCTGATTACAATGAACATCACTAAAAGCAAATTTGTACATCTTCAAAATCAAGAGGCTTAA
- a CDS encoding GNAT family N-acetyltransferase: MIKMLTLLNKEEWISYVGNSAEYDFYHTWHYHSLETAGDPVLFVYEEADTYIGFPLLQRRIPGSDYSDLTCVYGFSGPFSNQKIDEIDETLMENFKTAFSKFLVNEKYVSVFVRLHPFYKQQKLLDKFGGVHENGKTVVFDLSLSLEEQRKKYRQSTMDAIKHAWKRGFRVEDETNAAGVSTFVEIYTENMKRVGASNYYLFNEKYFSEILNTSEYEARLLTVYYKEIPIASTIIAFTNGIIQAHLVGTRAEYLHHSPTKFLADSITQIGREKGMKYYNLGGGLGFKNDKLFDWKCAFSDLHFDFQTWRYIANPEVYKKLLQDKGIEETTEVDFFPLYRYA, translated from the coding sequence ATGATCAAGATGCTTACCCTCCTCAACAAAGAGGAATGGATTTCTTACGTGGGCAATTCGGCCGAATACGATTTTTATCATACATGGCATTACCACTCGCTGGAAACAGCCGGCGATCCGGTTCTTTTTGTATATGAAGAAGCAGATACATATATAGGATTTCCGTTGCTGCAGCGAAGGATTCCAGGATCTGATTACAGTGACCTTACCTGCGTATATGGTTTTTCCGGACCGTTCTCAAATCAAAAAATTGATGAGATAGACGAGACACTGATGGAAAACTTTAAAACTGCTTTTAGCAAATTCCTTGTAAATGAAAAGTACGTATCTGTTTTTGTAAGGTTGCATCCTTTTTATAAGCAACAAAAATTGCTTGACAAATTTGGAGGCGTGCATGAAAACGGTAAAACCGTTGTATTTGACCTTTCACTCAGCCTTGAAGAGCAGCGTAAAAAGTACAGGCAATCAACCATGGATGCCATTAAACATGCATGGAAAAGAGGTTTCAGAGTTGAGGATGAAACCAACGCCGCCGGAGTAAGCACCTTTGTTGAAATTTATACCGAAAACATGAAACGGGTGGGTGCCAGCAACTACTACCTGTTTAATGAAAAATACTTTTCGGAAATATTAAACACCTCCGAATATGAAGCCCGATTATTAACGGTTTACTATAAAGAGATCCCCATTGCAAGTACTATTATCGCATTTACCAATGGCATTATACAGGCTCACCTGGTAGGTACCCGCGCAGAATATCTGCACCATAGTCCAACCAAATTCCTGGCCGATTCAATAACCCAGATAGGCCGGGAAAAGGGTATGAAATATTACAACCTGGGTGGCGGTCTTGGTTTTAAAAACGACAAGCTTTTTGATTGGAAATGTGCTTTCTCCGATCTCCATTTTGATTTTCAAACCTGGAGATATATCGCCAACCCAGAAGTATACAAAAAGCTTTTACAGGATAAAGGTATCGAAGAAACCACCGAGGTGGATTTTTTCCCACTATACAG